In Fusarium oxysporum Fo47 chromosome XII, complete sequence, one DNA window encodes the following:
- a CDS encoding ABC-2 type transporter-domain-containing protein, translating to MTPRHSTESPPDSIEMEHSTGSEGTYARPSPLTRSNTMIMDEQDQQELQRIATGISQRRRQSFATVPSRIATINEEDPALDPTNKAFDLSKWLPAFMHQLQEAGVGPKSAGVAFKNLSVYGTGAALQLQKTVADIIQAPLRIGEHLKSGKKEPKRILHQFDGLLRGGETLIVLGRPGSGCSTLLKTMTGELEGLHLGEESMITYNGISQKDMMKEFKGETGYNQEVDKHFPHLTVGQTLEFAAACRLPSDPEKLGLDGTREETVKNATKIVMAICGLSHTYNTKVGNDFIRGVSGGERKRVSIAEMMLAQSPMAAWDNSTRGLDSATALKFAQAIRLASDYTGSANALAIYQASQAIYDLFDKAVVLYEGRQIYFGPASKAKAYFERMGWECPARQTAGDFLTSVTNPQERKARPGMENKVPRTAEEFELYWHNSPECKKLRDEIEVYQQDYPSDNRSEAIAPLRERKALVQDKHARPKSPYIISIATQIRLTTKRAYQRIWNDLSATATHVAIDVIMSLIIGSVYYGTGNGSASFYSKGAVLFMGILMNALAAISEINNLYSQRPIVEKHASYAFYHPAAEAISGIVADIPIKFISATVFNIILYFLAGLRREPGNFFLFFLITYISTFVMSAIFRTMAAVTKTVSQAMMLAGIMVLALVIYTGFMIRVPQMVDWFGWIRWINPIYYAFEILVANEFHGREFDCSQFIPSYPGLSGDSFICSAVGSVAGQRTVSGDAFIETNYRYSYSHVWRNFGILIAFLIGFMLIYFTATELNSKTASKAEVLVFQRGQVPAHLQDGVDRSVTNEQLAVPEKTNEGQDSTAGLEPQTDIFTWKDVVYDIEIKGEPRRLLDHVTGWVKPGTLTALMGVSGAGKTTLLDVLAQRTSMGVITGDMLVNGRPLDASFQRKTGYVQQQDLHLETSTVRESLRFSAMLRQPSTVSDEEKHEWVEKVIDMLNMRDFASAVVGVPGEGLNVEQRKLLTIGVELAAKPKLLLFLDEPTSGLDSQSSWAIVAFLRKLADAGQAILCTVHQPSAILFQEFDRLLFLARGGKTVYFGDIGQNSRTLLDYFEKEGARACGDDENPAEWMLEIVNNATSSQGEDWHTVWQRSQERLAVEAEVGRIASEMSSKNPQDDSASQSEFAMPFRAQLREVTTRVFQQYWRMPTYIMSKLVLGTISGLFVGFSFYKPDNTFAGMQNVIFSVFMIITVFSTIVQQIQPHFITQRDLYEVRERPSKAYSWKAFIIANVIVEIPWQALTGILMYACFYYPVMGVQSSARQGLVLLFLVQLMLYASSFAQMTIAALPDALTASSIVTLLVLMSLTFNGVLQSPDALPGFWIFMYRVSPFTYWVAGVVSTELGGRLVECSRSEVSVFNPPSGQTCGDYMADYLKQAPGQLQNPDATSQCQYCSLSNADQFMAGNRIYYTERWRNFGIVWAYVGFNIFIAVTSYYLFRVKKWNLGKKKKA from the exons ATGACGCCGCGACACTCAACAGAGAGTCCACCAGACTCAATTGAAATGGAGCATTCAACGGGAAGCGAGGGCACATACGCCCGCCCGTCGCCCCTCACACGAAGCAATACCATGATCATGGACGAGCAAGACCAACAAGAACTCCAAAGAATCGCGACAGGCATTTCACAACGCCGCAGACAGAGTTTCGCCACCGTCCCCTCCAGAATCGCTACCATCAATGAAGAAGACCCTGCATTGGACCCTACAAACAAAGCCTTCGATCTGTCGAAATGGCTACCGGCTTTTATGCATCAATTGCAGGAGGCGGGTGTTGGTCCCAAGAGCGCTGGTGTCGCGTTTAAGAACTTAAGTGTGTATGGTACGGGAGCGGCGTTGCAGCTTCAGAAGACGGTGGCGGATATTATTCAGGCGCCGTTGAGGATTGGCGAGCATTTAAAGTCGGGGAAGAAAGAGCCGAAGAGGATTCTTCATCAGTTTGATGGGCTTCTTCGAGGGGGTGAGACGCTCATTGTTCTTGGTCGTCCTGGCTCGGGATGTTCGACGCTGCTCAAGACCATGACGGGTGAGCTTGAGGGTCTGCATCTTGGAGAGGAGTCGATGATTACATACAATGGTATCTCGCAGAAGGACATGATGAAGGAATTCAAGGGCGAGACTGGTTACAACCAAGAG GTCGACAAGCATTTCCCTCATCTCACGGTCGGCCAAACACTCGAGTTCGCAGCTGCATGCCGTCTCCCCTCCGACCCCGAAAAGCTCGGCCTCGACGGAACACGTGAAGAAACAGTCAAGAACGCCACCAAGATCGTCATGGCAATCTGTGGCTTGAGCCATACGTACAACACCAAGGTCGGCAATGACTTTATCCGCGGTGTCTCGGGTGGTGAGCGAAAGCGTGTCAGTATTGCTGAGATGATGCTTGCTCAGTCGCCAATGGCTGCATGGGATAACAG CACACGAGGTCTGGACTCAGCGACTGCTCTCAAGTTTGCCCAAGCCATTCGCCTAGCTTCCGACTACACTGGCTCTGCCAACGCCCTGGCAATCTACCAAGCCAGCCAGGCCATCTACGACCTCTTCGACAAAGCAGTTGTGTTGTACGAAGGTCGCCAGATCTACTTCGGCCCCGccagcaaggccaaggcgTACTTTGAGAGGATGGGCTGGGAATGCCCTGCTCGCCAGACAGCAGGCGACTTCCTCACATCTGTGACCAACCCTCAAGAGCGAAAGGCACGACCAGGTATGGAGAACAAGGTTCCTCGTACCGCGGAGGAGTTTGAGCTCTACTGGCATAACTCGCCTGAGTGCAAGAAGCTTCgtgatgagattgaggtGTATCAGCAGGACTATCCTTCTGATAATCGTTCTGAGGCCATTGCGCCTTTGAGAGAGCGTAAGGCCCTTGT CCAGGATAAGCATGCTCGACCCAAGTCTCCGTACATCATCAGTATAGCAACGCAGATCCGCCTGACGACCAAGCGCGCCTACCAGCGAATCTGGAACGATCTCTCAGCAACCGCAACACACGTTGCCATTGACGTAATCATGTCTCTCATTATCGGTTCGGTCTACTACGGCACTGGCAATGGATCTGCTAGCTTCTACTCAAAAGGCGCTGTTCTCTTCATGGGTATTCTCATGAATGCACTCGCCGCCATCTCCGAGATCAACAACCTGTACTCCCAGCGCCCCATCGTCGAGAAACACGCCTCGTACGCATTCTACCATCCTGCTGCTGAAGCCATCTCTGGTATCGTGGCGGACATACCCATCAAGTTCATCTCGGCTActgtcttcaacatcattctTTACTTCTTGGCTGGTCTTCGTCGCGAGCCTGGTAACTTTTTCCTGTTCTTCCTCATCACGTACATCTCGACGTTTGTCATGTCTGCTATCTTCAGAACGATGGCTGCTGTTACGAAGACGGTTTCTCAAGCTATGATGTTGGCTGGTATTATGGTCTTGGCGCTTGTTATCTACACTGGTTTCATGATTCGTGTCCCTCAGATGGTAGATTGGTTTGGTTGGATCAG ATGGATTAACCCTATTTACTACGCCTTCGAGATCCTGGTCGCCAACGAATTCCACGGTCGCGAGTTTGACTGTTCACAGTTCATTCCTTCATACCCTGGACTCAGCGGCGACTCATTCATCTGCTCAGCCGTCGGATCTGTAGCGGGACAGCGAACAGTCAGTGGCGATGCCTTCATCGAGACCAACTACCGATACTCATACTCCCACGTCTGGCGCAACTTTGGTATCCTCATTGCTTTCCTTATCGGCTTCATGCTCATCTACTTCACCGCCACTGAGCTCAACTCCAAGACTGCGAGCAAGGCTGAGGTTCTGGTCTTTCAGCGTGGTCAGGTCCCTGCTCACCTTCAGGACGGTGTTGACAGGAGCGTGACCAATGAGCAGCTCGCTGTGCCTGAGAAGACCAATGAGGGCCAGGACTCTACTGCTGGACTTGAGCCACAGACGGATATCTTCACTTGGAAGGATGTTGTATATGACATTGAGATCAAGGGTGAACCGCGACGTCTTCTGGATCACGTCACTGGTTGGGTCAAGCCAGGTACCCTCACCGCTCTGATGGGTGTCAGTGGTGCCGGAAAGACAACTCTTCTTGATGTTTTGGCTCAGCGAACTTCCATGGGTGTCATCACTGGAGACATGCTTGTCAACGGAAGACCTCTTGATGCCAGTTTCCAGCGAAAGACAGGATACGTCCAGCAGCAAG ATCTTCATCTCGAAACCTCCACAGTCCGCGAGAGTCTCCGCTTCAGCGCCATGCTCCGTCAACCCTCAACCGTGAgcgatgaggagaagcaTGAATGGGTTGAGAAGGTCATTGACATGCTCAACATGCGCGACTTTGCCAGCGCTGTCGTCGGTGTCCCCGGAGAAGGTCTCAACGTTGAGCAACGCAAGCTTCTGACTATCGGTGTCGAACTCGCTGCCAAGCCCAAGCTGCTGCTTTTCCTCGATGAACCTACCAGCGGTCTGGACTCTCAGAGCTCTTGGGCTATTGTCGCCTTCCTTCGCAAGCTTGCCGACGCAGGACAAGCTATCCTCTGCACCGTCCATCAGCCCAGTGCCATTCTGTTCCAGGAGTTTGACCGActtctcttccttgctcGTGGTGGTAAGACCGTGTACTTTGGAGACATTGGTCAGAACTCGCGTACTCTGCTTGACTActttgagaaggagggtgCTCGAGCTTGTGGTGATGACGAGAACCCAGCTGAATGGATGCTCGAGATCGTCAACAACGCTACCAGCTCCCAAGGTGAAGATTGGCACACTGTTTGGCAACGCAGCCAAGAACGCCTCGCTGTCGAGGCTGAAGTCGGGAGGATTGCATCTGAGATGTCGTCCAAGAACCCCCAAGATGATTCTGCCAGTCAATCCGAGTTTGCCATGCCTTTCCGCGCACAGCTTCGAGAGGTGACCACGCGAGTCTTTCAGCAGTACTGGAGAATGCCCACGTATATCATGTCGAAGCTCGTTCTTGGCACGATCTCTGGTCTTTTCGTTGGCTTCTCTTTCTACAAGCCTGACAACACGTTTGCTGGCATGCAGAATGTCATCTTCTCCGTCTTCATGATCATTACAGTCTTCTCTACTATTGTCCAACAG ATCCAACCTCACTTCATCACCCAGCGTGACCTGTACGAAGTTCGAGAACGACCTAGCAAGGCCTATTCTTGGAAGGCTTTCATCATTGCCAACGTAATTGTCGAGATCCCCTGGCAGGCTCTTACTGGCATTCTCATGTATGCCTGCTTCTACTACCCTGTCATGGGCGTCCAAAGCTCAGCCCGCCAAGGCCTcgtccttctcttcttggtgCAGCTCATGCTCTACGCCAGCTCGTTTGCTCAGATGACCATCGCTGCTCTTCCTGATGCCCTCACTGCCTCGTCTATTGTCACGCTCTTGGTCCTCATGAGCTTGACCTTCAATGGTGTTTTGCAGTCTCCTGATGCTCTTCCAGGTTTCTGGATCTTCATGTATCGCGTTAGTCCTTTCACCTACTGGGTTGCCGGTGTTGTATCTACCGAACTGGGTGGACGTCTTGTCGAGTGTTCACGATCCGAGGTCTCTGTCTTCAATCCTCCATCGGGCCAGACCTGTGGCGATTACATGGCGGA